The Kogia breviceps isolate mKogBre1 chromosome 4, mKogBre1 haplotype 1, whole genome shotgun sequence genome window below encodes:
- the TRIM36 gene encoding E3 ubiquitin-protein ligase TRIM36 isoform X3 translates to MIGWKRNSLTPRTTTFPCPGCEHDVDLGERGINGLFRNFTLETIVERYRQAARAATAIMCDLCKPPPQESTKSCMDCSASYCNECFKIYHPWGTVKAQHEYVGPTTNFRPKILMCPEHETERINMYCELCRRPVCHLCKLGGNHSNHRVTTMSSAYKTLKEKLSKDIDYLIGKESQVKSQISELNLLMKETECNGERAKEEAITHFEKLFEILEERKSSVLKAIDASKKLRLDKFQTQMEEYQGLLENNGLVGYAQEVLKETDQSCFVQTAKQLHLRIQKATESLKSFRPAAQTSFEDYVVNTSKQTELLGELSFFSSGIDVPEINEEQSKIYNNALINWHHPEKDKADSYVLEYRKINRDEEMLSWNEIEVCGTSKVISDLESNCNYAFRVRAYKGSICSPCSRELILHTPAAPVFSFLFDEKCGYNNEHLLLNLKRDRVESRAGFNLLLAAERIQVGYYTSLDYIIGDVGITKGKHFWAFRVEPYSYLVKVGVASSDKLQEWLRSPRDAVSPRYEQDSGHDSGSEDTCFDSSQPFTLVTIGMKKFFIPKSPTSSNEPENRVLPMPTSIGVFLDYDKGKVGFYDMDHMKCLYERQVDCSHTMYPAFALMGSGGIQLEEPITAKYLEYQDTM, encoded by the exons atgaTAG GCTGGAAGCGCAATTCATTGACCCCTAGGACAACTACTTTTCCTTGTCCTGGCTGTGAACATGATGTGGATCTTGGAGAACGGGGAATCAATGGTCTGTTTCGAAATTTCACTTTGGAAACTATTGTTGAAAGATATCGTCAGGCAGCCAGGGCAGCCACAGCCATTATGTGTGACCTTTGTAAACCACCACCTCAAGAATCCACAAAAAGTTGCATGGACTGTAGTGCAAGCTACTGCAATGAATGCTTCAAAATTTATCATCCTTGGGGTACTGTAAAAGCACAGCATGAATATGTGGGCCCAACTACGAATTTTAGACCCAAG ATTTTAATGTGCCCAGAACATGAAACGGAGAGAATAAACATGTACTGTGAATTATGTAGGAGGCCAGTTTGTCATCTCTGTAAGTTGGGTGGTAATCATTCCAACCACCGTGTAACCACTATGAGCAGTGCCTACAAAACCTTAAAG GAAAAGCTTTCAAAAGATATTGATTACCTTATTGGCAAAGAGAGCCAGGTGAAGAGTCAGATTTCTGAACTAAACTTATTAATGAAAGAAACGGAG tgtaaTGGAGAGCGGGCTAAAGAAGAAGCAATTACACATTTTGAAAAGCTCTTTGAAATcctagaagaaaggaaatcatcTGTTTTGAAGGCAATTGATGCTTCTAAGAAACTAAGATTAGACAAATTTCAGACTCAAATGGAAGAGTATCAGGGGCTGCTAGAGAACAACGGACTCGTGGGATACGCTCAAGAAGTGCTGAAGGAGACAGATCAGTCTTGCTTTGTTCAGACCGCAAAACAGCTCCACCTCAG AATACAGAAAGCTACAGAATCTTTGAAGAGCTTTAGACCTGCGGCTCAGACTTCTTTTGAAGACTATGTTGTTAATACATCTAAACAAACAGAACTTCTTGGAGAATTGTCCTTTTTCTCTAGTG GCATAGATGTGCCAGAGATCAATGAGGAACAGAGCAAAATTTATAACAATGCTTTGATAAATTGGCACCATCCAGAAAAGGATAAAGCTGATAGCTATGTCCTCGAATATCGAAAGAttaatagagatgaagaaatgttGTCTTGGAATGAGATAGAAGTGTGTGGCACAAGTAAAGTCATTTCCGATCTTGAAAGTAATTGTAACTATGCTTTCAGAGTAAGAGCCTACAAGGGTTCAATCTGCAGTCCTTGCAGCAGGGAATTGATTCTTCATACTCCTGCAGCTCCAG tttttagtttcctttttgaTGAAAAATGCGGCTACAATAATGAACACCTCTTGCTGAACTTGAAGAGAGACCGTGTAGAGAGCAGAGCTGGATTTAATCTTCTGCTTGCTGCGGAGCGGATCCAAGTGGGTTACTACACAAGCTTAGACTACATCATTGGAGATGTTGGAATTACAAAAGGGAAGCACTTTTGGGCCTTCCGTGTAGAACCATATTCATACCTGGTAAAAGTGGGAGTTGCTTCCAGTGATAAACTACAAGAATGGCTCCGGTCTCCCCGGGATGCAGTTAGTCCAAG atacGAGCAAGACAGTGGGCATGACAGCGGAAGTGAGGATACCTGTTTTGATTCTTCACAACCCTTTACGTTAGTTACTATAGGCATGAAGAAATTTTTTATTCCCAAGTCACCTACTTCTTCTAATGAACCTGAAAATCGAGTTCTCCCCATGCCAACAAGTATAGGGGTTTTCCTCGACTATGATAAAGGCAAAGTGGGTTTCTATGATATGGATCACATGAAATGCCTTTATGAGCGCCAAGTGGACTGTTCGCATACTATGTATCCAGCATTTGCATTAATGGGCAGTGGAGGAATTCAGCTTGAAGAACCCATCACAGCAAAATATCTAGAATACCAAGATACCATGTAG
- the TRIM36 gene encoding E3 ubiquitin-protein ligase TRIM36 isoform X4 has protein sequence MCDLCKPPPQESTKSCMDCSASYCNECFKIYHPWGTVKAQHEYVGPTTNFRPKILMCPEHETERINMYCELCRRPVCHLCKLGGNHSNHRVTTMSSAYKTLKEKLSKDIDYLIGKESQVKSQISELNLLMKETECNGERAKEEAITHFEKLFEILEERKSSVLKAIDASKKLRLDKFQTQMEEYQGLLENNGLVGYAQEVLKETDQSCFVQTAKQLHLRIQKATESLKSFRPAAQTSFEDYVVNTSKQTELLGELSFFSSGIDVPEINEEQSKIYNNALINWHHPEKDKADSYVLEYRKINRDEEMLSWNEIEVCGTSKVISDLESNCNYAFRVRAYKGSICSPCSRELILHTPAAPVFSFLFDEKCGYNNEHLLLNLKRDRVESRAGFNLLLAAERIQVGYYTSLDYIIGDVGITKGKHFWAFRVEPYSYLVKVGVASSDKLQEWLRSPRDAVSPRYEQDSGHDSGSEDTCFDSSQPFTLVTIGMKKFFIPKSPTSSNEPENRVLPMPTSIGVFLDYDKGKVGFYDMDHMKCLYERQVDCSHTMYPAFALMGSGGIQLEEPITAKYLEYQDTM, from the exons ATGTGTGACCTTTGTAAACCACCACCTCAAGAATCCACAAAAAGTTGCATGGACTGTAGTGCAAGCTACTGCAATGAATGCTTCAAAATTTATCATCCTTGGGGTACTGTAAAAGCACAGCATGAATATGTGGGCCCAACTACGAATTTTAGACCCAAG ATTTTAATGTGCCCAGAACATGAAACGGAGAGAATAAACATGTACTGTGAATTATGTAGGAGGCCAGTTTGTCATCTCTGTAAGTTGGGTGGTAATCATTCCAACCACCGTGTAACCACTATGAGCAGTGCCTACAAAACCTTAAAG GAAAAGCTTTCAAAAGATATTGATTACCTTATTGGCAAAGAGAGCCAGGTGAAGAGTCAGATTTCTGAACTAAACTTATTAATGAAAGAAACGGAG tgtaaTGGAGAGCGGGCTAAAGAAGAAGCAATTACACATTTTGAAAAGCTCTTTGAAATcctagaagaaaggaaatcatcTGTTTTGAAGGCAATTGATGCTTCTAAGAAACTAAGATTAGACAAATTTCAGACTCAAATGGAAGAGTATCAGGGGCTGCTAGAGAACAACGGACTCGTGGGATACGCTCAAGAAGTGCTGAAGGAGACAGATCAGTCTTGCTTTGTTCAGACCGCAAAACAGCTCCACCTCAG AATACAGAAAGCTACAGAATCTTTGAAGAGCTTTAGACCTGCGGCTCAGACTTCTTTTGAAGACTATGTTGTTAATACATCTAAACAAACAGAACTTCTTGGAGAATTGTCCTTTTTCTCTAGTG GCATAGATGTGCCAGAGATCAATGAGGAACAGAGCAAAATTTATAACAATGCTTTGATAAATTGGCACCATCCAGAAAAGGATAAAGCTGATAGCTATGTCCTCGAATATCGAAAGAttaatagagatgaagaaatgttGTCTTGGAATGAGATAGAAGTGTGTGGCACAAGTAAAGTCATTTCCGATCTTGAAAGTAATTGTAACTATGCTTTCAGAGTAAGAGCCTACAAGGGTTCAATCTGCAGTCCTTGCAGCAGGGAATTGATTCTTCATACTCCTGCAGCTCCAG tttttagtttcctttttgaTGAAAAATGCGGCTACAATAATGAACACCTCTTGCTGAACTTGAAGAGAGACCGTGTAGAGAGCAGAGCTGGATTTAATCTTCTGCTTGCTGCGGAGCGGATCCAAGTGGGTTACTACACAAGCTTAGACTACATCATTGGAGATGTTGGAATTACAAAAGGGAAGCACTTTTGGGCCTTCCGTGTAGAACCATATTCATACCTGGTAAAAGTGGGAGTTGCTTCCAGTGATAAACTACAAGAATGGCTCCGGTCTCCCCGGGATGCAGTTAGTCCAAG atacGAGCAAGACAGTGGGCATGACAGCGGAAGTGAGGATACCTGTTTTGATTCTTCACAACCCTTTACGTTAGTTACTATAGGCATGAAGAAATTTTTTATTCCCAAGTCACCTACTTCTTCTAATGAACCTGAAAATCGAGTTCTCCCCATGCCAACAAGTATAGGGGTTTTCCTCGACTATGATAAAGGCAAAGTGGGTTTCTATGATATGGATCACATGAAATGCCTTTATGAGCGCCAAGTGGACTGTTCGCATACTATGTATCCAGCATTTGCATTAATGGGCAGTGGAGGAATTCAGCTTGAAGAACCCATCACAGCAAAATATCTAGAATACCAAGATACCATGTAG